The Amycolatopsis sp. 195334CR genome window below encodes:
- a CDS encoding PrgI family protein, whose amino-acid sequence MTSPVRVPADVDRPDRVLGPLTARQLAILGVAGVLLYGLYSVTRAFVPLPVFLLVAVPVGITVTVLALGQRDGLPLDRLALAAIRQHLSPRHRVAAPEGVRAAPAWLTAQHADHPTRHRRGRHPAAGAEPVSPAPLELPATGVADTGAQAGVVDLGADGLAVIAVCSTVNFSLRTPGEQEALVASFARYLHSLTAPVQILVRAERLDLAPQIAELRARAGGLPHPALEAAARDHADYLVELTAHADLLRRQVLLILREPLRTSPAPTAVAGVLPWRRHRRHNEPVVDDGVRQAAEQRLVRRLGEAIELLTPAGIVASPLDAAAATGVLAAACNPDTFLPPSAALAGADEVVTSTATFTDLYGTDDPAEADFATASRPDRAVRTPGAPSSARRAPATRPSRTSARGPAPARPEPARPEPSRAGRSPASSGPWLPEDEDWDYDDEIESR is encoded by the coding sequence ATGACTTCTCCCGTGCGTGTGCCCGCCGATGTCGACCGCCCCGATCGGGTGCTCGGGCCGTTGACCGCCCGGCAACTCGCGATCCTCGGTGTCGCCGGCGTGCTGCTCTACGGCCTGTACTCGGTGACCCGCGCGTTCGTGCCACTGCCGGTGTTCCTCCTCGTCGCGGTGCCGGTCGGGATCACGGTCACCGTGCTGGCGCTCGGGCAGCGTGACGGGCTGCCCCTGGACCGCCTCGCGCTCGCCGCGATCCGCCAGCACCTCTCGCCGCGGCACCGGGTCGCCGCACCCGAAGGCGTGCGCGCGGCCCCGGCCTGGTTGACCGCCCAGCACGCCGACCACCCGACGCGACATCGCCGCGGACGGCACCCGGCAGCGGGGGCCGAGCCGGTATCACCGGCACCGCTGGAACTGCCCGCCACCGGTGTGGCCGACACCGGCGCGCAGGCCGGGGTCGTCGACCTCGGCGCCGACGGGCTCGCCGTCATCGCCGTCTGTTCGACGGTGAACTTCAGCCTGCGCACGCCCGGGGAGCAGGAGGCGCTCGTCGCGTCCTTCGCGCGCTACCTGCACTCCCTGACCGCGCCGGTGCAGATCCTGGTGCGGGCCGAACGCCTCGACCTCGCACCGCAGATCGCCGAACTGCGGGCGCGCGCCGGCGGGCTGCCCCACCCCGCGTTGGAGGCCGCCGCGCGGGACCACGCGGACTACCTCGTCGAGCTCACCGCGCACGCGGACCTGCTGCGCCGCCAAGTCCTGTTGATCCTGCGCGAACCGTTGCGCACCAGCCCAGCCCCCACTGCTGTGGCTGGCGTGCTGCCGTGGCGACGCCACCGCCGACACAACGAGCCGGTGGTGGATGACGGGGTACGACAGGCGGCCGAACAGCGGCTGGTGCGCCGCCTCGGCGAAGCCATCGAACTGCTCACCCCCGCCGGGATCGTGGCCTCCCCGCTCGACGCCGCCGCCGCGACCGGCGTGCTGGCGGCGGCCTGCAACCCCGACACCTTCTTGCCGCCCTCGGCGGCGCTGGCCGGGGCGGACGAGGTCGTCACCTCCACCGCCACCTTCACCGACCTCTACGGCACCGACGACCCCGCCGAGGCCGACTTCGCAACGGCATCGCGTCCGGACCGCGCAGTGCGCACACCCGGCGCACCGTCATCCGCGCGCCGCGCTCCGGCGACACGCCCGTCCCGCACGTCGGCTCGCGGCCCCGCGCCTGCACGCCCCGAGCCGGCACGCCCTGAGCCGTCGCGCGCCGGCCGCTCGCCAGCGTCGTCGGGGCCGTGGCTGCCCGAGGACGAGGACTGGGACTACGACGACGAGATCGAAAGCAGGTAG